The segment CGGAGTGGGGACCGGGCCACAGCACTGACTCCGAGGTTCCGACGCCGCCGGCGTGATCCCCACCACGTGCCACGCGGCGGGCCGCGCGGATGTGGATCGGTCCGGAAGTGACGCGCTCACCGGACAGAGAAGCGGTCTGTCGGCGCTATGACCAGCTCTTCCCTGGCGATCATCCTGGCCACGCGACGGACGGCGGCGCTCGCGTACCGGTGATCCCTACGTACATTGGTACCCGTGGCGCAGCTTCTACTGATCGAGGATGACGCACGAGTCCGCACCGCGTTGATCCGTTCCCTGACGGACCTGGGGCACCAGGTGACGTCGGCCCCGGACGCGATGAGTGGCCTCCGCGGCGCGGTCGACGATCCGCCGCACCTCGTCGTGTTGGACCTGGGACTTCCCGACCTGGACGGCAGCGAGATGTTGCGCATGTTGCGCGGAGTCAGCGCCCTGCCCGTCATCATCGCCACCGCCCGCGACGACGAGGAGGAGATCGTCCGGCTCCTCGGAGCCGGAGCAGACGACTACCTGGTGAAACCCTTCACCGCACGTCAACTCGACGCCCGGATCCGGGCCGTGCTACGGCGAAGCGCCCTCGCCGAGCCCACGGTGTCGACCGTGAACGTCGGCCCGCTGACCATCGACCCTCGGGGACGGGATGCCCGCCTCGGGGAGCGGACCCTGGACCTCAGCCCGCGCGAGTTCGATCTCCTGCACTACCTCGCCGTCCGGGTGGGAGAGGTCGTCAGCAAACGTGAGCTGCTGCGGGAGGTGTGGTCCGAGCCCTACGGCGGGGCCGACAAGACGGTGGACGTGCACGTCGCGTGGCTTCGCCGCAAGTTGGGGGAGTCCGCGCAGCGACCACGCTTCCTGCACACGGTGCGGGGTGTCGGCATCAAGTTGCTGGCACCCCCCGACGACACCGTCGTGGGGCCGGCGTGAGGCGCCGACTCACACTGCTGGTGGCCGCGACGGTCGCCCTCGTCATCCTGGCCTTCGCCCTCCCCATGGGTCTGTTGCTGCGCAA is part of the Spiractinospora alimapuensis genome and harbors:
- a CDS encoding response regulator transcription factor, which gives rise to MAQLLLIEDDARVRTALIRSLTDLGHQVTSAPDAMSGLRGAVDDPPHLVVLDLGLPDLDGSEMLRMLRGVSALPVIIATARDDEEEIVRLLGAGADDYLVKPFTARQLDARIRAVLRRSALAEPTVSTVNVGPLTIDPRGRDARLGERTLDLSPREFDLLHYLAVRVGEVVSKRELLREVWSEPYGGADKTVDVHVAWLRRKLGESAQRPRFLHTVRGVGIKLLAPPDDTVVGPA